One part of the Bacteroidota bacterium genome encodes these proteins:
- a CDS encoding DUF4199 family protein — MVNSKYFPTLVSGFAAGVLSTVPILKSTACCILVPAAVIFALYADRRINNDKFSLQMSYALVFGLLTGVFTAFFGTTFDVLISFITRHNEFVDSYPQILQMLNEMPFLQGSDPSVKEAMDILEATRDDIVNTGFSGFYAVMSFINNLIFYPLFGLLGGLLGKAILDRSNKSF; from the coding sequence ATGGTTAACAGTAAATATTTCCCCACTCTTGTCTCAGGTTTTGCCGCCGGTGTCCTGAGTACCGTACCAATCCTGAAATCGACCGCCTGTTGCATCCTCGTTCCCGCTGCAGTTATTTTTGCACTCTACGCAGACAGACGAATCAATAACGACAAGTTCTCTCTGCAGATGTCGTATGCATTAGTGTTCGGACTTTTGACAGGGGTTTTCACAGCATTTTTTGGAACCACATTTGATGTTCTGATTTCATTCATAACGAGACATAACGAATTTGTGGACTCATATCCTCAAATTCTGCAAATGTTGAACGAAATGCCGTTTCTGCAGGGTTCCGACCCTTCTGTAAAAGAGGCTATGGATATTCTTGAGGCAACGAGAGATGATATTGTAAATACCGGATTCTCGGGATTTTATGCAGTGATGTCGTTTATCAATAATTTGATATTCTATCCGTTGTTTGGATTGTTAGGCGGGTTGTTGGGTAAGGCTATACTTGACAGATCAAACAAATCGTTTTGA
- a CDS encoding TonB family protein: MIVNKDRSIAIGISLVLHLVGFGLMFFLYFGGSMPKQSKSVIVMEIEAPPELGGEAGKMGNQGVEAETNEEKVENTSKDAKKEDKVKTPDAKNTDKDGVKTKKKDDSGKKGNEDKKGTTTNPGTGGGTTYGTGYSIGWGGKGKRAILSWNVPKYPAGVNIEGNVVLSFTILPNGTVGSVVPVKKLDPKLDNLCINALKTWRFEKLPGGESFVQQVTITFPFRLR, encoded by the coding sequence GTGATTGTGAACAAGGATCGAAGTATTGCCATTGGTATTTCACTGGTTTTGCATCTGGTCGGATTCGGGCTGATGTTCTTCCTCTATTTTGGAGGAAGTATGCCCAAACAATCAAAAAGTGTAATCGTTATGGAAATCGAAGCTCCTCCTGAGCTGGGAGGTGAAGCCGGAAAAATGGGAAATCAGGGAGTTGAGGCGGAGACCAACGAAGAAAAAGTTGAAAATACATCGAAAGACGCCAAAAAAGAGGATAAAGTCAAGACGCCTGATGCCAAAAATACCGACAAGGATGGTGTAAAAACCAAAAAGAAGGATGATTCGGGCAAAAAAGGAAATGAAGACAAAAAGGGAACCACCACCAATCCCGGAACGGGCGGAGGAACCACTTACGGCACAGGCTACTCCATCGGCTGGGGTGGAAAAGGGAAGAGAGCAATATTAAGCTGGAATGTCCCCAAATATCCTGCTGGTGTGAACATAGAAGGAAATGTTGTTCTCTCTTTCACAATACTCCCAAACGGTACGGTGGGAAGTGTGGTTCCTGTAAAAAAACTTGATCCGAAACTCGACAACCTCTGTATTAATGCCCTTAAAACCTGGCGATTTGAAAAACTGCCCGGAGGTGAGAGCTTTGTTCAGCAGGTAACCATCACTTTCCCGTTCAGGTTGAGATAG
- a CDS encoding biopolymer transporter ExbD, which produces MRFKRRNKPLAEFSFSSLTDVVMLLLIFFMITSQFVVQSGVKVKLPGSKNTEQVIPSDYVVTITKEGTYYVGETVVAEPELEIKLKALRESNEEANLIIASDKDVAIEKVVKVIDAAKGSGFDKFTLQTEKTTEQEKK; this is translated from the coding sequence ATGCGATTTAAAAGAAGAAACAAGCCACTGGCAGAGTTCAGTTTTTCATCTTTGACAGATGTTGTGATGCTTCTGCTCATTTTCTTCATGATTACATCACAATTCGTGGTGCAGTCAGGAGTAAAAGTAAAGCTCCCCGGGTCAAAAAACACTGAACAGGTAATTCCATCCGATTATGTTGTTACCATCACAAAAGAAGGTACCTATTATGTTGGAGAGACGGTAGTTGCCGAGCCTGAACTGGAGATCAAACTTAAAGCTCTCCGTGAATCGAATGAAGAGGCAAATCTTATAATTGCATCTGACAAGGATGTAGCGATCGAAAAAGTTGTCAAAGTAATTGATGCCGCTAAGGGATCGGGCTTCGATAAATTTACACTTCAGACCGAAAAAACCACTGAACAAGAGAAAAAGTGA
- a CDS encoding MotA/TolQ/ExbB proton channel family protein gives MNLIEMFLKGGVVMWPILLLSIIGLAVIIEKLIALRKAKVNVPKFILTVETLLRKNDVAGTIQVLKGERSPIAAIIKKGLKKHKYGYQRVREAIEDSGNQEIAKLERGLWVLATVAGSAPLLGFLGTVTGLVSAFMTVEQLKGTASPSDLAGGIYEALITTVFGLAVGIPALIIYNYLLSSINKVVLDMEAISTDVIDTLEDVSHGNIPQKSQIDIDF, from the coding sequence ATGAATCTTATAGAAATGTTTTTAAAAGGCGGGGTCGTTATGTGGCCCATACTTCTCCTTTCAATCATCGGACTTGCAGTGATAATCGAGAAGTTGATCGCTTTACGGAAAGCGAAAGTAAATGTTCCAAAGTTTATTTTGACAGTTGAGACACTTCTTCGAAAAAATGATGTGGCGGGGACCATCCAGGTTCTCAAAGGTGAGAGATCACCGATCGCTGCGATAATAAAGAAAGGTTTGAAAAAGCACAAATACGGGTATCAGAGAGTCAGGGAAGCAATCGAAGATTCAGGAAATCAGGAAATTGCCAAACTGGAGAGAGGTTTATGGGTTTTGGCAACTGTTGCTGGTTCAGCTCCTCTTCTCGGATTTCTGGGTACGGTTACAGGTCTTGTTTCTGCATTCATGACCGTAGAGCAGTTGAAAGGAACTGCCAGTCCCTCAGACCTTGCGGGTGGTATTTATGAAGCACTTATAACCACTGTATTCGGGCTCGCAGTGGGTATTCCGGCTCTGATTATTTATAACTATCTTTTGAGTTCAATAAATAAAGTAGTGCTTGACATGGAGGCAATCTCGACAGATGTGATAGATACACTGGAAGATGTAAGTCACGGCAATATCCCGCAAAAATCACAGATAGATATCGATTTTTAG
- a CDS encoding SPOR domain-containing protein, protein MSQSGILQKILENFFGSSMQMIDFLSQFEFLVKKHFELDKVYDLNGFCLVKRKLSASGDEEILQFLDSKFDLIEELTLRNRASEQLVLNEFLSFNEEEERDLQVAVSPLMRDFFERTLALNDPGSPVRKSSSLPKILLEEERNGNQYNERPDVPLFEESEDGYQKVHPVSRAFATDDEISFKAPFSEEPDLFSEIGLHPEKEEIVEKKEVVPLQEEPEPVFTHSSIVTAEPDDEEEEEFTVFEVGMRVAPVDAEPEKQTESNGDDALDIFIESLVEQEEREEVQPEEFDLPSEPDNSEIESPFEVEASEIEEVVVDSVFEGSDADPDLPDFSAEFTETDLSPEELPIEPGSEDFIIEDLSEITETDSIVEETGVESEDAMVEPEEIKVTGDEDSIHATEPVLDEKSDDITPFPVRKQRISIFDDIEDEQKVDETVFQDEHTESEPQAEATAELPQVEESFPEVEALPELEEEPEENEEKTFEPVPEESVPEEPTEETIEPVADEHLTEELPNETAESVIEAGEPLNEELPDETVESVIEAGEPLNEELPDETVESVIEAGEPLIEEPTEETIEPVADEHLIVEISEETTETVTEEPVEPEYETPVVEEIVERAAVEPVESFEPDSQIEEEDPEKLLFDESFFDDVIEDPGTESNVSEEEVPSVQEEPPAVQEEPSRVQDETPAVEEPVFFEESVFEMEESIKSEDEPKPYFEESAENQGLVSQEPVEEITHQDETSSEVFHHLEPVAARVESRDNSSENLEYDSDARIENFDKSSENLEYDRVDIPNDQTEETVEMKSEKNRDESEPEESKGTFSVLIKMLIVLIVIIATYFILSASGFLKGKSAVITEDHLAKGAVVIGDSSSFADKREYPFNRDTQNDLNVTGVSVKSGQYYEVAENGTLNAIQYDTAKVKNYKVTVPPDSLLNKNEPKAKKGEKSKDKKEKEPGKKTDPGNIALQDAVKNKVKEKKLVDYVFKAGKKYFVQVSAHRSFDTAEKLAKELNNKGYKAFIMKIKKDGVEGENGIWYRVRVGPFDKEDKAMEINTALNTKKKK, encoded by the coding sequence ATGAGCCAGTCAGGCATCCTCCAGAAGATTCTCGAAAACTTTTTCGGGAGCAGTATGCAGATGATCGATTTTCTTTCTCAATTTGAGTTTTTGGTGAAAAAACATTTTGAGTTGGACAAAGTTTACGATCTGAACGGGTTTTGTTTGGTCAAAAGGAAACTCTCTGCCAGTGGAGATGAAGAAATATTACAATTTCTCGACAGCAAGTTTGATCTTATCGAGGAACTCACCCTCCGAAACCGCGCATCTGAACAACTGGTACTGAATGAGTTTCTGTCGTTCAACGAAGAGGAAGAGCGAGACCTCCAGGTTGCCGTGTCACCTCTGATGCGGGATTTCTTTGAGAGGACCCTCGCCCTGAATGATCCGGGTTCTCCCGTGAGAAAGAGCAGTTCTCTCCCTAAAATTTTGTTGGAAGAAGAGAGAAATGGTAACCAGTACAACGAGAGACCAGATGTACCGTTGTTTGAGGAGTCAGAGGACGGATACCAAAAGGTTCATCCTGTTTCCAGGGCATTCGCGACAGATGATGAAATTTCGTTTAAAGCTCCGTTTTCAGAAGAACCGGATTTGTTCTCAGAAATCGGATTGCATCCGGAAAAAGAAGAAATTGTTGAAAAAAAGGAAGTGGTACCACTTCAGGAAGAGCCCGAACCTGTTTTTACCCACTCCTCGATTGTCACAGCAGAGCCTGATGATGAAGAGGAGGAGGAGTTTACTGTATTTGAAGTGGGAATGAGGGTGGCACCTGTTGATGCTGAGCCTGAAAAACAGACTGAGTCGAACGGTGATGATGCATTGGATATTTTTATCGAAAGCCTTGTCGAACAGGAAGAAAGAGAGGAAGTTCAACCGGAAGAATTTGATTTGCCATCTGAGCCTGATAATTCCGAGATCGAATCGCCTTTTGAAGTTGAGGCTTCAGAAATCGAAGAGGTGGTTGTAGACAGTGTATTTGAAGGAAGTGACGCAGACCCTGATTTGCCGGACTTTTCAGCAGAGTTCACTGAAACGGACTTGAGTCCAGAGGAACTGCCAATTGAACCGGGCAGTGAAGATTTTATTATCGAAGATTTATCTGAGATTACAGAAACTGATTCAATTGTTGAGGAAACCGGTGTAGAATCGGAAGATGCTATGGTTGAACCCGAAGAAATTAAAGTGACCGGCGATGAAGATTCTATTCATGCGACTGAACCTGTTTTAGACGAAAAATCTGACGACATCACCCCTTTCCCTGTTCGCAAGCAAAGGATAAGCATTTTCGACGATATTGAGGATGAACAGAAGGTTGATGAGACTGTTTTTCAAGATGAACACACTGAATCTGAGCCTCAAGCTGAAGCAACAGCAGAACTCCCACAGGTAGAAGAATCCTTTCCGGAGGTGGAAGCACTCCCTGAACTGGAGGAGGAGCCTGAAGAAAATGAAGAAAAAACTTTTGAGCCCGTTCCTGAAGAATCTGTTCCCGAAGAACCCACGGAAGAAACGATTGAACCCGTAGCTGACGAACATCTTACTGAAGAACTGCCCAATGAGACTGCTGAATCAGTAATTGAAGCTGGCGAGCCTTTAAACGAAGAACTGCCCGATGAGACTGTTGAATCAGTAATTGAAGCTGGCGAGCCTTTAAACGAAGAACTGCCCGATGAGACTGTTGAATCAGTAATTGAAGCTGGCGAGCCTCTTATCGAAGAACCCACGGAAGAAACGATTGAACCCGTTGCTGACGAACATCTTATTGTAGAAATTTCTGAAGAGACAACCGAAACCGTCACTGAAGAACCGGTCGAACCAGAATACGAAACGCCCGTGGTGGAAGAAATCGTGGAACGAGCCGCAGTTGAACCGGTTGAGTCCTTCGAACCGGATTCTCAGATCGAAGAGGAAGACCCTGAAAAACTGCTCTTTGATGAGTCATTTTTTGATGATGTGATCGAAGACCCGGGTACTGAAAGCAATGTTAGCGAGGAAGAAGTACCCTCTGTTCAGGAAGAACCACCTGCTGTTCAAGAAGAACCATCCCGTGTTCAGGATGAAACACCTGCTGTGGAAGAACCTGTATTTTTCGAGGAATCCGTTTTTGAAATGGAAGAAAGTATCAAAAGCGAAGACGAACCGAAACCGTATTTTGAAGAATCTGCTGAAAATCAGGGACTTGTTTCACAAGAACCGGTCGAAGAAATTACTCATCAGGATGAAACAAGCAGTGAAGTCTTTCATCATCTCGAGCCTGTGGCTGCGAGGGTTGAAAGCAGAGACAATTCATCTGAAAATTTGGAATATGATTCCGATGCAAGGATTGAAAACTTTGATAAATCATCTGAAAATTTGGAATATGATAGAGTTGATATCCCGAACGATCAAACAGAGGAGACGGTTGAGATGAAAAGTGAGAAAAACAGAGATGAGAGTGAACCCGAAGAGAGCAAAGGGACATTTTCAGTTCTTATAAAAATGTTGATTGTTTTAATTGTAATTATTGCAACTTATTTCATTCTTTCAGCATCCGGATTCTTAAAGGGGAAAAGCGCTGTTATCACCGAAGATCATCTGGCAAAGGGAGCGGTTGTTATAGGCGACAGTTCCTCGTTTGCTGATAAAAGAGAGTACCCGTTCAACAGGGACACACAAAATGATTTGAATGTGACAGGAGTAAGTGTCAAATCCGGACAATATTACGAAGTTGCGGAAAACGGTACTTTAAATGCAATACAATATGATACTGCAAAGGTAAAAAATTACAAAGTTACAGTTCCGCCGGACAGCCTTCTAAATAAAAATGAACCGAAAGCGAAAAAAGGGGAGAAGTCGAAGGATAAAAAGGAGAAGGAACCGGGTAAAAAGACGGATCCAGGGAACATAGCACTTCAGGATGCGGTAAAAAACAAGGTTAAAGAGAAAAAGCTTGTTGATTATGTCTTTAAGGCAGGGAAGAAATACTTCGTTCAGGTCTCTGCCCACAGGTCTTTTGATACTGCTGAAAAACTTGCAAAAGAGCTCAATAACAAAGGTTACAAGGCTTTTATTATGAAAATTAAGAAAGATGGTGTCGAGGGGGAAAACGGAATCTGGTATCGGGTCAGAGTGGGTCCTTTCGATAAAGAGGATAAAGCAATGGAAATTAATACCGCGTTGAATACAAAAAAGAAAAAGTAG
- a CDS encoding tetratricopeptide repeat protein — protein sequence MKFKKLLLLLVIPVLFVKAQSSEEYYNAVKYFQDGRYYESYLLFEKFLKIKIPEDELYASAKFYSSEALFNLGQYGGAMSGFEYLVNKFEYTSFRAVALYKLSLIYIYNGQIDKARVRLMTFARNYPGNNNYGSVLFYIGETYRYEKNYTDALYYYEQAKSNRNSNKYKIETLFYIGECYEYTGNFAEAANTYEEILNNYPDNPFSLSAQIKLGVSYFKAGEYEKAILELMGPDFQNLPPEKKKESTLILASSLFHTQEYGRAEEEFLKLYKQEKDSETGREALYGLAWCKFQTAKFDSAQILFSLVANGKDSIAEAASFWRAETQRYKGDFKNSISLFEGFLSKYPKSSYFGVAKTGLGIALIELKEYKKAFDLFSELKNSKDDGIKAKANIFLGELNSNKKNYVEAITNFEVATQVAPKSSDLHTRGQLGLGVCYFLMGSLDKAYDILRDIQGKRSNFEPDVYNFYLGEIFFQRLKFREALENYSRVNIENGTFGKLSLYGKAYSYFNIKDYQNAKFTFIDFIARFPKDERIIDSKVRLAESYYATRDFENSAKIYDNLLKGNDQTDKNLLRYQYALTLYNMGKKEDAIKELKKVIKDAQGTQLEENSRFMIGWIYFKGQDYDKAIASYNDFLENSDDSTIVPIVYYNLGDSYYNLEQFGTAATYYEKVLNNYPNSPQVYDAFNGLFFSYFAQGLQDTAFSLIDQFLSSNPRLKDADRLYLKRAELFFNAGDFSRAKENYLSFIEFYPASPHLAEAYYWLGKTHQASGESGQAMNSFRWVIEKYDTTSFAPLASVELAHVLMDDNQLDDAGTVIDAAIKKYPKDQTIPEIKYLKGLWFLMKGDTLSGFDQFDDVINNFVGNQFADKSYIEKGRIELRSRRYDNAIKAFMNVAMRREDIIGAEAQYMLGVAYYEKGEYKDAITAFVRVESVFSEFNDWLAKAYLNLSDSYVKLKDNKKAISILEKLIEKHPDDDYGTQAKKKLRDLRNKKK from the coding sequence ATGAAATTTAAAAAGCTTCTGTTATTGTTAGTTATACCGGTTTTATTCGTTAAAGCCCAATCTTCAGAGGAATATTACAACGCTGTAAAATATTTCCAGGATGGAAGGTATTATGAGTCATACCTTCTTTTTGAGAAATTTTTAAAGATAAAAATCCCGGAGGATGAACTCTACGCATCCGCTAAATTCTACTCATCGGAAGCCCTCTTCAATCTGGGCCAGTATGGCGGGGCGATGAGCGGCTTTGAGTATCTTGTAAATAAATTCGAATACACTTCCTTTAGAGCTGTTGCTTTATACAAGCTTTCTTTAATCTACATTTATAACGGACAAATAGATAAAGCCCGTGTAAGATTGATGACATTTGCCCGAAATTATCCGGGGAACAACAACTATGGATCGGTACTTTTTTACATCGGTGAAACCTACAGATATGAAAAAAACTATACCGATGCGCTTTACTATTACGAGCAGGCAAAATCGAACCGGAACAGCAATAAATACAAGATTGAAACTCTGTTTTACATAGGTGAGTGTTACGAGTATACCGGTAATTTCGCAGAGGCTGCAAATACTTATGAAGAGATTTTGAACAATTATCCCGACAATCCTTTCTCTCTAAGCGCACAAATCAAACTCGGAGTCAGTTATTTCAAGGCAGGTGAATATGAAAAAGCCATTTTGGAATTGATGGGACCAGATTTTCAGAATTTGCCACCCGAGAAGAAAAAGGAATCGACCCTTATACTCGCATCATCCCTCTTTCACACACAGGAATATGGCAGGGCGGAAGAAGAATTTCTGAAGCTGTACAAGCAGGAGAAGGATTCCGAGACAGGAAGGGAAGCTCTTTACGGGCTGGCATGGTGCAAATTTCAGACCGCAAAATTTGATTCGGCTCAGATTCTCTTCAGCCTTGTCGCAAACGGAAAAGATTCAATTGCCGAAGCGGCTTCTTTTTGGAGAGCAGAAACTCAGAGGTATAAAGGTGATTTCAAGAATTCCATTAGTCTCTTTGAGGGGTTTCTGTCGAAATATCCGAAAAGCAGCTATTTCGGAGTGGCGAAAACCGGATTGGGAATAGCACTTATCGAGTTAAAGGAATATAAAAAGGCTTTTGATCTTTTTTCTGAACTGAAAAATTCAAAGGATGATGGAATTAAGGCAAAAGCAAACATCTTTCTTGGTGAACTTAATTCAAATAAAAAGAACTATGTGGAAGCCATTACTAATTTTGAGGTTGCAACACAAGTGGCACCGAAAAGCAGTGATTTGCACACCAGAGGTCAACTTGGTCTTGGTGTCTGCTATTTCCTGATGGGTAGTCTGGATAAGGCTTACGATATCCTGAGAGATATTCAAGGGAAGAGAAGCAATTTTGAACCTGATGTCTACAATTTTTATCTCGGAGAGATTTTCTTCCAGAGACTTAAATTTCGTGAAGCCCTCGAGAATTACTCCCGTGTGAACATCGAGAATGGTACTTTCGGGAAACTTTCCCTGTACGGTAAAGCATACTCATACTTTAATATCAAAGATTACCAGAACGCAAAGTTTACTTTCATCGATTTTATTGCCAGATTTCCAAAAGACGAACGAATCATCGACTCGAAGGTCAGACTTGCAGAAAGCTATTACGCCACTCGCGATTTTGAAAATTCCGCTAAGATTTATGATAATCTGCTGAAAGGAAACGACCAGACAGATAAAAATCTGCTTCGTTATCAGTATGCCCTCACTCTTTATAACATGGGTAAAAAAGAGGACGCGATAAAGGAATTAAAGAAAGTAATTAAAGATGCACAGGGAACCCAACTCGAAGAAAATTCACGGTTTATGATTGGATGGATCTATTTCAAAGGTCAGGATTACGACAAAGCCATCGCAAGTTATAACGATTTTCTCGAGAACTCCGACGACTCTACCATCGTACCGATTGTTTACTACAATCTTGGCGACAGCTATTATAATCTTGAACAGTTTGGAACCGCTGCCACATATTATGAAAAAGTATTAAACAATTATCCAAACTCACCGCAGGTTTATGACGCATTTAATGGTCTGTTCTTCAGCTATTTCGCACAGGGACTGCAGGATACTGCTTTTTCTCTGATCGACCAGTTTCTTTCGAGTAATCCCAGACTTAAGGATGCTGACAGACTTTATTTGAAACGGGCTGAATTATTCTTCAATGCGGGTGATTTCAGCCGGGCGAAGGAAAATTATCTCAGTTTTATAGAATTTTATCCTGCCTCACCACATCTCGCAGAGGCATATTACTGGTTGGGCAAAACTCATCAGGCAAGCGGTGAAAGCGGTCAGGCGATGAATTCCTTCCGTTGGGTGATCGAGAAGTATGATACCACCTCGTTTGCACCTCTGGCATCTGTAGAACTTGCCCATGTTTTGATGGATGATAATCAACTTGATGATGCAGGAACCGTAATCGATGCAGCGATAAAGAAGTATCCAAAAGATCAGACAATCCCGGAGATAAAATACCTTAAGGGATTGTGGTTTTTGATGAAGGGGGATACTCTTTCAGGGTTTGATCAGTTCGATGATGTGATAAACAATTTTGTCGGAAACCAGTTTGCAGACAAGTCGTACATTGAGAAGGGGCGAATAGAACTCCGGAGCAGACGATACGACAATGCAATAAAGGCATTTATGAATGTTGCCATGCGGAGGGAGGATATTATAGGAGCGGAAGCCCAGTATATGCTCGGAGTTGCATACTATGAAAAAGGTGAGTACAAGGATGCGATAACCGCCTTCGTGCGAGTGGAATCGGTATTTTCCGAGTTTAACGACTGGCTTGCCAAGGCATATTTGAATCTTTCGGATTCGTATGTGAAATTGAAAGACAACAAAAAAGCCATCTCGATACTTGAAAAACTTATCGAAAAACATCCTGATGACGATTATGGTACACAGGCAAAGAAGAAACTAAGAGATTTAAGGAACAAGAAAAAATGA
- a CDS encoding DUF92 domain-containing protein, translating into MGEITWSLIFLLIIAVSASTTEILSRNGNLEKNTGRKVLHIVAGTLVSFLPFFIKLPATLLVIGFTVLILLYYLVSKNKLTGIDDLERKSWGIVYFPVSFIILILFFIPDKPEIFTLGFLIMTFSDSLASIFGKKVKSREYHLTKDKKSVAGSITFFLVSVVILTLFILYGDRTPDHKYSLLFVFSFILIIAFTATLLEGLSSAGLDNLTVPVGAAFLANIFLSSPLSGIEVSLLTGFCASLLVGWLSLKYRFLTRDGVAGAIILGTFVFGFGGLQWTIPVLSFFILSSILSKIRLKRNGEVEERFEKSGTRNIGQVLANGGIGGLILLLESYFQSGWLYYLFVLNFAAVCSDTWGTEFGTMWKTKTVSLRNFREVPQGLSGGVSLPGTVGALGGALMVVISSYYWTGDLFIFVVLITLGFAGSIIDSLLGEYLQIQYRCVKCGIVTERKSHCDLSTSRHKGFQIITNDIVNFGSAILSILVFIIIYKARL; encoded by the coding sequence TTGGGAGAAATCACCTGGTCATTAATTTTTCTGTTAATAATAGCTGTATCCGCCAGTACAACTGAGATACTATCCCGGAATGGCAACCTGGAGAAGAATACCGGCAGGAAAGTTCTTCATATTGTAGCCGGAACGCTTGTTTCCTTCCTTCCTTTTTTTATAAAATTGCCAGCGACTCTCCTTGTTATTGGATTCACCGTACTGATTCTCCTTTATTATCTCGTCTCAAAGAATAAACTCACCGGTATCGACGATTTGGAGAGAAAAAGCTGGGGGATTGTTTATTTCCCGGTCTCATTTATTATACTTATTCTGTTTTTCATACCTGACAAACCTGAAATATTTACCCTCGGTTTTCTAATAATGACATTTTCAGATTCTCTCGCTTCGATTTTCGGTAAAAAGGTGAAAAGCAGGGAATATCACCTGACCAAAGACAAAAAATCGGTCGCCGGAAGCATCACATTCTTCCTTGTTTCAGTCGTTATTCTAACACTTTTCATTCTATACGGAGACCGGACTCCTGATCACAAGTACAGTCTGTTGTTTGTTTTTTCTTTTATCCTGATAATTGCCTTCACAGCAACTCTCCTCGAAGGACTGTCTTCAGCAGGTCTGGACAACCTGACAGTCCCGGTTGGAGCCGCATTTCTGGCAAATATCTTTTTAAGTTCTCCTTTGTCTGGTATTGAAGTGTCGTTATTGACCGGATTTTGTGCATCGCTTCTCGTGGGTTGGCTGTCATTGAAATACAGATTCCTTACAAGGGATGGTGTGGCGGGTGCCATCATTCTTGGTACTTTCGTTTTTGGTTTCGGTGGACTGCAGTGGACAATCCCGGTACTCTCTTTTTTCATCCTGTCAAGCATTTTATCCAAAATCCGACTGAAGCGAAATGGGGAAGTTGAGGAGAGATTTGAGAAGTCGGGGACCAGGAACATAGGACAGGTGCTCGCAAATGGTGGGATCGGCGGGTTAATCCTTCTTTTGGAAAGCTATTTTCAGTCGGGCTGGCTCTATTATCTGTTTGTTTTGAATTTCGCAGCAGTCTGTTCGGATACCTGGGGGACTGAATTCGGAACAATGTGGAAAACGAAGACAGTTTCACTTCGAAATTTCAGAGAAGTCCCGCAAGGATTATCAGGTGGTGTGTCTCTGCCCGGTACAGTTGGTGCACTCGGAGGTGCCCTGATGGTAGTAATAAGTTCATATTATTGGACAGGCGATTTATTTATATTCGTAGTTCTGATTACACTTGGTTTTGCCGGCAGCATCATAGACTCACTGTTGGGAGAGTACCTGCAAATTCAATACCGGTGTGTCAAATGTGGTATTGTAACTGAAAGAAAATCACACTGTGATCTCTCAACTTCCCGGCACAAAGGTTTTCAAATTATTACCAACGACATAGTAAATTTTGGATCAGCAATATTATCAATTTTAGTTTTTATAATTATATATAAAGCCCGGCTATGA
- a CDS encoding RNA polymerase sigma factor, whose protein sequence is MTDEELVKRFLNGEESAFNLLVRKYQQKIYWHARRLTGNHFDADDILQEVLLVIYSKLKDYKFESSLYTWIFKITYTRSLNLINKNKIKRFFSIGDEDTPEISGDVDVVRDVENREKLLLLDKILKQLPVKQREVFVMRHFDELSYEEIAEITGKSTGGLKANYFHALNKVTSLMEKEYGKKETDLRIFGQQAG, encoded by the coding sequence ATGACCGACGAAGAATTAGTAAAGAGATTTCTTAACGGCGAGGAATCAGCATTCAATTTGCTTGTTAGAAAATATCAACAGAAGATATACTGGCATGCCCGGCGACTTACTGGCAACCATTTTGATGCTGATGATATTCTGCAGGAAGTTTTGTTGGTGATTTACAGCAAGTTGAAGGACTACAAGTTTGAGTCGTCATTATACACATGGATATTTAAAATAACTTACACAAGGTCCTTAAATCTTATTAACAAAAACAAGATTAAAAGATTTTTTTCAATCGGGGATGAGGATACACCTGAAATAAGTGGTGATGTGGATGTGGTTAGAGATGTTGAAAACAGGGAAAAACTCCTGTTACTTGATAAAATATTGAAACAACTGCCTGTGAAACAGCGCGAGGTGTTTGTGATGAGACACTTCGATGAATTGAGCTATGAAGAAATAGCCGAGATTACCGGGAAAAGCACAGGTGGACTGAAAGCAAACTATTTTCACGCTTTAAACAAAGTCACTTCTCTGATGGAGAAAGAGTATGGAAAAAAAGAAACGGATCTTCGAATATTTGGACAACAAGCCGGGTAA